A stretch of the Papaver somniferum cultivar HN1 chromosome 6, ASM357369v1, whole genome shotgun sequence genome encodes the following:
- the LOC113289348 gene encoding uncharacterized protein LOC113289348, whose translation MMVSTKMMVISMVMKLMVIDASDTNDVYDPCSDTKVAKLDGFTFGIAISSKESFFFNQTQLSPCDSRLSLASTAQLAVFRPKVDEISLLTINGSSYSPATNGDHMVAFAGRKYAARSPPALITDKSHVITSFTLILEFQQGTLQNLFWKRSGCGSCSGKKSFVCLNQQDCAIDVSKCTGSVDCSLGIQLAFSGTDKNNEVLNSWYEVKNLRQYSLFGLYSNLKDSILNQFDSLF comes from the exons ATGATGGTTAGTACAAAGATGATGGTTATCAGCATGGTTATGAAGCTGATGGTTATAGATGCATCAGACACAAATGATGTTTACGATCCTTGCTCAGACACCAAAGTTGCGAAACTAGATGGATTTACTTTCGGAATTGCAATTTCTTCAAAAGAGTCTTTCTTTTTCAACCAAACACAATTGTCACCTTGTGATTCCCGTCTTAGCCTTGCAAGCACTGCTCAACTTGCAGTGTTTAGGCCTAAGGTCGATGAAATTTCTCTACTTACCATAAACGGTAGCTCTTACTCCCCT GCTACAAATGGAGATCATATGGTGGCATTCGCTGGACGAAAATATGCAGCAAGATCACCCCCGGCTTTGATTACTGATAAATCCCACGTTATAACAAGTTTCACTCTG ATACTTGAATTCCAGCAGGGTACACTGCAAAATTTATTTTGGAAGAGAAGTGGGTGTGGATCATGTTCAGGGAAGAAGTCTTTTGTTTGTCTCAACCAACAAGACTGTGCAATTGATGTATCCAAGTGCACTGGCTCTGTTGATTGCAGCCTTGGAATTCAGCTGGCTTTCTCAGGCACAGACAAGAACAATGAGGTTCTCAACTCATGGTATGAGGTTAAAAATCTTCGCCAGTATTCACTCTTTGGACTTTATTCTAACCTCAAGGATTCGATTTTAAACCAATTCGACAGTCTTTTCTAA